Sequence from the Nocardioides exalbidus genome:
GCCGGGCAAGGTCGGCCGCAGCTACGACTGGATCGGCGTCGACCCGCGCGGCGTCGGCGACAGCCGCCCTGCGCTGTCGTGCGACAAGCGGATCGCCGAGATCGGCACGCGCCCGTCCTACTACCCGACGACCGACGCGATCCTCCAGGCCTGGCTGACCAAGAGCGAGCACTACGCCGCCGACTGCGGAGCGTCGGCCTCGGCCGCGCTCCTGCCGCACATGAAGACGACGGACACGGTCGCGGACTTCGAGGTGCTCCGCGCAGCACTGGGCGCGGAGAAGGCGAGCTTCTACGGGTTCTCCTACGGCACCTACCTCGCGCAGGTCTACGCCACGTTGCACCCCGACCGCATCGACAAGCTCGTCCTCGACGGCGTGATCGACCCGCGCGGCATCTGGTTCGACTCGCAGCAGGAGCAGAACCGGGCGTTCGAGAAGGCAATGGGCCAGTTCTGGCGGTGGACGGCCCGAGCCCACCGGACCTACCGGCTCGGGTCCACCGGCGCGAAGGTCGAGAAGACCTACTACCGCATCGTGAAGAAGCTGACGAAGAAGCCGGTCAACGGCGTGAGCGGCCCCGAGGTCGCCGACCTGACGCTCTCGGCGGGCTACGGGCGCTACTCGTGGCCCGACGTCGCGTCCATGCTCTCCGAGGTGGTGACCAAGGGGACCGCGCGGAAGCTCCGCAAGGAGTACACCTCCAGCTACCCCACGGTCCGCGACGGGGACAACGGCTACGCCGCCTACCTCGCGACCGTCTGCACCGACGCCCCGTGGCCGACCGACCTCGACGCCCTGCTCGCCGACTACACGCGGCAGGACCGCACGCGACACTTCCTGGCCTGGCCCAACGCCTGGTACAACGGCCCGTGCCGCACCTGGCCCGCGTCGCCCGGCACGCCTGTCGACATCGCGGCGTCCGACCAGCAGGCGCTCCTGATCAGCGAGACCTTCGACGGTGCCACCCCCTTCGCGGGAGCACTGGACGTACGCCGTCGCTGGCGCGGCGCGTCGCTGATCGAGGGCGTCGGCGGCACGACGCACGCCGGCAGCCTGAGCGGGGTCGGCTGCGTCGACAACCGGATCGCCTCCTACCTCGCGACCGGGAAGCTGCCGAAGCGCCGCTCCGGCGACCGGTCCGACGTGAGGTGCCCGGCGATCCCTGCTCCGAATCCCGGGTGAGCCGGACCGGGTGGGGTCAGGCCGGGTGGGGTCAGGCCGGGACCCAGCAGATGCCGTAGCGCTGGCCCGCGTCCCACTGCTCCTGGGTCGGGCTCTCCTGCGACCACGTGAAGTCGAGCGGGTCGTCGGCGCCGGCGCGCGCCGCGTCGCGGCAGGTCGCCTCCATCCGGTCGGCGATGGCCGCGTCCTTCGGCAGCACCTTGCCGGGGATGTCGACGGTGGTCGTCGCGCGCCACGTGTGCGTCGACCCGCAGGTGACGCGCCGGAAGGCCCTCGTCCCGGGGGCCGCGGTGGCACACATGGTGATGGCCGGCGCCTCGCCCCAACCCTTCGTCTGCTTCGGCAGCCGCATCAGCTGGCGCGGCGAGGCGACGACGACCACGTCGCAGCGGAACCAGTCCGCCCCTGCCGCCGCGCGGTTCACGCTCGGGGTGAACCAGACGGCCTGCGCCATGCTCAGCCTCAGCTCCAGCGGCGTACGGGCGAGGTGGCGGGGGAGCCGCGACGTGCAGGCCGTGCGGGCCTGGCGCTGCGCGGCGCGGGAGTCGGGTCGGCGCACGTGGCCTGCCTCGGTGGTCAGGTCGAGCCGGCCCACGAAGTAGGTCTGCGCGGTGTGCGGACGCCCGCACCTCACCGGCGCGGTGCGGCCGATGACCGCGATGGCCTGCCGGAAGGACAGGTCGTGGCACTCGCCGACCTTCGGCGTCGGGCCCGGGTCGGGCGGGACCGTCTCGGTGGGAGTCGGTGTCGTGACCGGCGGCTCGTCCGGCCCGGACGTGGACCCGGTGCACGCGGTGAGCGCGAGCAGCAGCGCGACGACGGCTGCGACGGCTGCGACGACCTTGGGCACGGGGGTCATCCCATCACCCACCCATCACCAGGGCCGCCAGCGTCCCGCCGAGGTCGTACGCCGACTCCCGGTCCGCGGCGCCGACCTCGCCCGTCACCTCGAGGACCGGCGCCGCCTGGCGCCAGGGCAGGGCACCGACGATCGACTGCACCGATCGCACGGCGCCGGTCGTGTCGTAGCGGCCGTGGACGTAGAGGCCGAACGGCTTCCGGCCGCCCTCCGCGCTGGCGGCCGACCCGTCCTCGGACAGTGCGCCGCCGGCGGCCAGGAAGGTCGAGTCGAAGAAGTGCTTGAGCGCGCCGCTCATGTAGCCGAAGTTGGCCGGGGTGCCGAGGACGAAGCCGTCGGCGGCGAGCACGTCGTCGGCCGTCGCCTCGAGCGCCGGACGGACGACGACCTCCACGTCCTCGATCGCGTCGTCGGACGCGCCCGCGACCACCGCGTCGGTCAGGACGGCGACCGACGGGGTGGGGGAGTGGTGCACCACCAACAAACTGGGCATGACGAGAGCCTACGAGGCGCGTAACGTCGCGAGACGTGACGTTCGAGGTGGCAGGTGACGCGTACGACCGGTTCATGGGCCGGTACTCCCGGCCCCTCGCCCTCGCCCTCGTGGACTGGCTCGGCCCCGACCCCGGCAGCCGGGTGGTCGACGTCGGCTGCGGACCCGGCGCCCTGACCGGCGTCCTGGTCGACCGGCTGGGCGCCGAGCACGTCGCGGCGGCCGACCCCACGGCGCCGTTCGTCGAGGCGTGCCGCGAGCGGAACCCCGGGGTCGACGTGCGCCGGGCACCGGCGGAGGACCTGCCGTTCGACGACGGCTCGTTCGACGTCGCGGCAGCCAACCTGGTCGTGCACTTCATGGCGGACCCCGTCGCGGGCCTCACCGAGATGGCCCGCGTGACCAGGTCTGGCGGCCAGGTCGCCGCGACGGTGTGGGACATCCACGGGCGACGCACGCCCATGGAGCCGGTCTGGCGCGGACTCGACGTGGTCGATCCCACGCGGCCGGACGAGGGCGTGTCGGCGGGCGCGCGCCGGGGCGCCACCGACGAGCTGATGGCGCGTGCCGGGCTCCGCGACGTGTCGGGCACCGAGCTCGCGGTGACGGTCACCCACCCGAGCTTCGAGGAGTGGTGGGAGCCCTACCTCCACGGAGTCGGTCCGGTCGGCGACGCCGTGGCCGCGCTCGACGACCGGCGCCGCGCCCAGCTGGAGGAGGTCCTCCGCGACGACCTCGGCGACGGTCCGTTCGAGCTGACCGCGGTCGCGTTCGCCGTCCACGGGCGGGTCTGAGCCGTCTCACTTCGCGGGAGCGGCGGCGCGAGCGGCCCGGCCGGGGGCTACTCTGGTCCCGTCATGATGCGCAGCCTCCTTCTTCGCTGCCGCAACGAGGCCCCAGTTATCCAACACTGACCCGGCTTCCTCGTTGCGGAGTCGCGCGCGCCGGTCGACTGACACAGACCGACCTTCTGACGAGGACCCCATGACCAACCTGAGCAACACCGCCAACCAGCAGTCGACGAGCCCCATGCCGTTCGGCCGCTACACGCCCTTCGTGCCCGTCGACGTGCCCGACCGCACGTGGCCGACCAGGAAGGTCGAGAAGGCGCCGCGCTGGCTCTCCACCGACCTGCGCGACGGCAACCAGGCCCTGATCGACCCGATGACCCCGGCCCGCAAGCTCACCATGTTCGAGCTGCTGGTGAAGATGGGCTACAAGGAGATCGAGGTCGGCTTCCCGAGCGCGAGCCAGACCGACTTCGACTTCGTCCGCAAGCTCATCGACGAGGACCGGATCCCCGACGACGTCCAGATCTCGGTGCTGACCCAGGCCCGCGAGGACCTCATCGAGCGCACCGTCGAGTCTCTGGTCGGTGCCCCGCGCGCCACCGTCCACCTCTACAACGCGACCGCACCGCTCTTCCAGCGCGTGGTCTTCGGCGTGACGCCCGACGAGTGCCGCAACATCGCGGTCCGCGGCACCGAGATGGTGATGAAGTACGCCGAGGAGCGCCTCGGCGGCATCGTGGGCACCGAGGACTTCGGCTACCAGTACAGCCCGGAGATCTTCACCCAGACCGACACCGACTTCGCGCTGAGCGTGTGCGAGGCCGTCTCCGACGTCTGGCAGCCCGAGGCCGGCCGCGAGATCATCCTCAACCTGCCGGCGACCGTCGAGATGTCGACGCCGAACACCTACGCCGACCAGATCGAGTACTTCGGCCGCGGCCTGACCCGCCGCGAGCACTCCGCGATCAGCCTGCACCCGCACAACGACCGCGGCACGGCCGTCGCCGCCACCGAGCTGGCCCTGATGGCCGGCGCCGACCGCGTCGAGGGCTGCCTGTTCGGCCACGGCGAGCGCACCGGCAACGTCGACCTGGTGACCCTGGGCATGAACCTGTTCAGCCAGGGCATCGACCCGCAGGTCGACTTCGGCGACATCGACGAGGTCCGCCGCACGGTCGAGTACTGCACCGGCCTGCCGGTCCACCCGCGCCACCCCTACGCGGGCGACCTCGTCTACACCGCCTTCTCCGGCTCCCACCAGGACGCCATCAAGAAGGGCCTGGAGGACCTCGACAAGCGGGCCGCCGACCAGGGCATCGACGTGCGCGACATCGCGTGGGAGGCGCCGTACCTCCCCATCGACCCCAAGGACGTCGGCCGCACCTACGAGGCCGTGATCCGGGTCAACAGCCAGTCCGGCAAGGGCGGCGTGGCCTACGTCCTCAAGACCGAGCACAAGCTCGACCTGCCCCGCCGCGCGCAGATCGAGTTCAGCCGCGTCGTGCAGCAGCACACCGACGCCGAGGGCGGCGAGATCACACCCGAGGAGATCTGGGCCGTCTTCCGCGCCGAGTACCTCGACCGCGCGACCCCGCTGAGGCTCAACTCCATCCACACCTCGTCCGCCACCGGCCAGAAGGACGCGCTCGACGTCAACGTCTACGTCGACGGGGTGGCCCAGGCGCTGCACGGCGAGGGCAACGGCCCGCTGTCGGCGTTCATCGCCGCGATCAACGAGCTGCCGCACGACTTCGACGTCCGGCTCCTCGACTACGCCGAGCACACCCTCGCCGCCAGCGGCGACTCGCTCGCCGCGGCCTACGTCGAGCTCGTGGTCCACGGGACGACCTACTGGGGCGTGGGCATCGACGCCAACATCGTCACCGCCTCGCTCAAGGCCGTGGTCAGCGCCGTCAACCGCGCCTGACTACATTCGGGTCATGCTGGTCAGCGAGCGCATCGGGCAGTTCTTCGTCGAGTCCGACGGCGGACGGGACCGGCTCGAGTACACCGAGTACGGCTCGGGCGACGAGTGGGTCGTGCTGCTGCACGGCCTGCTCATGCCCCGCCGGATGCACCAGCCGCTCGCACGGGCGATGGCCGCGCAGGGCCTGCACGTCGTCACCCTCGACCTGCTCGGGCACGGCCGCTCCGACCAGCCTGCGGACCCGCTCGTCTACTCGATGACCTCGTTCGGCGAGCAGGTCGTGGCGCTGCTCGACCACCTCGGCGCCGAGCAGGCCGTGATCGGTGGCACCTCGCTCGGCGCCAACGTGTCACTGGAGGTCGCGGTCCTCGCGCCCGAGCGGGTCAAGGGCCTCGTCGTCGAGATGCCGGTGCTGGACAACGCGCTCGTCGCCGGGCTGCTGGCGTTCGTCCCGATCATGCTGGCCGCGCGCTACCTCCCCTTCACCGCCAACACGCTGCAGAAGGCGTCGAGGTCCGTGCCGCGGGGACTCGTGCCGTTCTGGGCGGGCGTCGCGCTCGACACCGTCGACCACCGCGCCGACTCGGTCGCCGCGGTGCTGCACGGCGTGATCTACGGCCGGCTCGCGCCGTCGTCGAGCCAGCGACGCGCGATCCGCGCACCCGTGCTCCTGGTCGGTCACCCGGTCGACCCGATCCACCCGTTCGTCGACGCCGACATGCTCGCCGCCGAGCTGCCCGACGTGCGGTTCGAGCGGGCCACGTCGATCCTCGAGTGGCGCACGCGCCCCGAACGGCTGACCCGGGCGGCCGCCGACTTCGCCCGCGAGTGCTGGGCGGCACCCACCCCGCGCCGAGCACGCACGCGGAAACGCTGACGTCGTACGCTGTTCGCGGGGGTCGGTGGGGGAGGATGTGCACGTGCCCCTCTACCGCGACGAGGCGGTCGTGCTGCGCACCCACAAGCTGGGCGAGGCCGACCGCATCATCACCCTGCTGACGCGTCAGCACGGGCGGGTGCGCGCCGTCGCCAAGGGAGTGAGGCGTACGACGTCGCGCTGGGGCTCGCGGCTGGAGCCGTTCACCCACGTGGACCTGCAGCTGGCCGATGGCCGCAGCCTGGACGTGATCACCCAGGCCGAGACCCTCGACCCGTTCCACGCGCGCCTCGGGCTCGACTACGACCGCTACACCGCCGGCACGGTGATGCTCGAGACCGCCGAGCGGCTCGTCACCGAGGAGAAGGAGCCGGCGGTCCAGCAGTTCCTGCTGCTCGTCGGCGGCCTCCGGGCGATGTCGGGCGCCGAGCACCCCGCCAAGCAGGTCCTCGACTCCTACCTGCTCCGCTCGCTGTCGGTCGCCGGCTACGCGCCGTCCTTCGACCACTGCGTGCAGTGCGGGGTGGAGGGTCCCCACCGGTTCTTCAACCCGTCCGCGGGCGGCGTCATGTGCAGTGCCGACAAGCTGCCCGGCTCGGCGACGCCCGCGCAGGAGACGGTCCGGGTGCTCGGTGCGCTGCTCGTGGGCGACTGGCCCGTCGTGCACGCCGCCGACCCCCGCCACCTCCGCGAGGCGAGCACGCTGGTCTCGGCCTACCTCGCCTGGCACCTCGAGCGCGGGCTGCGCTCGATGGCCTACGTCGAGCGCTGAGGCAACAAGACGCGCTCCCGGCGCGTCATAGGGTGCGGAGGCGGCACATCTGCCGACCCCTGCTGACCACGGGAGCGCCCATGACGGACGAGACCACGCCCACTCCCGCGTCGCCGACCCGTCGCAGCCGCCGGCGCACGGTACTCAAGGTCGTCCTCGTGAGCGCGCTGGTGCTCGCGCTCGTCACCGGCGTGGGCACCTGGCTCTTCGTGCGGCACCTCGACGGCAACATCGAGACGGGGTCGCTCGACGAGCTCGGTCCGGGACGTCCCGAGCGGCAGTACACCGGCAACGGCAAGCCGCTCAACATCCTCGTCATGGGGGACGACAGCCGTGCCGGGCCGGGCAACCGCATCGACGACGAGGCGGGAGCCGGCGGGTCCGACACCACGATCCTCGTGCACCTCTCCGCCGATCGCAGCCGGGCGTACGCCGTCTCCATCCCGCGCGACTCGATCGTCGACCGCCCGGCCTGCAACGGTGGTGAGTCCCCGGCGGCCACCGACGTGATGTGGAACGCGGCGTTCACCGTCGGCCAGGAGTTCTGCACGGCCGACCAGTTCGAGCAGATGACGGACGTCCTGCTCGACCACTACGTGGTCGTCGACTTCAACGGCTTCGGCCAGATGGTCGACGCGGTCGACGGGGTCCCGGTGTGCGTGCCCTACGACATCGTCGACCGGGCCAACGGGATCTTCGTGCCGGCGGGCGACCCGTCCGTGCTCCGGGGCGACCAGGCGCTCGACTACTTCCGCGCGCGCTACGTCGGCGACCAGCTGGAGCAGAACGACATCTCCCGGATCCGCCGCCAGCAGGAGTTCATCGGAGCGCTCGTCCGGACGGTCCAGTCCGCCGGCACCCTGGCCCGGCCCGACCGGGTCGTCCGGTTCCTGAACGCGGCCACGAAGTCGCTGCGCACCGACGAGGAGCTCGGCTCGGTGACGCAGATCGCGCGGATCGCGCTGCAGCTGCAGGACATCGGTCTCGACAAGGTGCAGTTCGTGACCCTGCCGACGGAGTACTACGACGTGGACTCCGACCTCAGCGGCAAGGTGTACTGGACCCCGGACGCCTTCCGGATCTGGGACCTCCTCAACCGCGACGAGGTGCTGCCCGCCAGCCTCATCGGTGACACGTCGGTCGATGCCGAGGGACCCAGGGGCGGGAAGGGCTCGGGTGGCGCGGGCTCGGGCGGGTCCTCGGGCGGATCGTCAGGCGGAGGTTCCGCGGACGAGCCGGTCTACGGCATCTGCGGGTGACGCCGTCGCGGTGCGCGGCCAGGTCCAGGCGGAGCGTACGACGAACGCGAGGAGCGCGAGCTCGAGCACGATGCCGAGGCCGTAGAACAGCACCCAGGACTCGCCCACCACGTTGAAGACCGTGACCGGGACGTAGAGCGAGGCCACCACGATGTTCGCGGTGCGGCTCGCACCGGCCGGCAGCGCCGTCGACAGCACGACCATGAGGATGGGCACGGCCATGAGGGCGAGCGCCGAGGTGGAGAACGTCTGCGAGAGGTCGAACTCGAAGACCCGGCCGTCGAGGATCTCCCCGACGACGCCGGGCGTGAAGAAGTTGAGGATGTCCACGTAGGCGTAGAGGAACATGAAGCTCGTCCATGCGGCGGCGAGCTTGATCCTCACCGGGACCGGCTGGTCGTGCAGGGTGGTGGCGGTGGTCTGGTGTGTGCTCATGTCGGGCTCCGTCGTCGAGATGGGGTTCGGTGCCCTCACGATCGTCGAGCGCGCCCCTCGCGCGCCTCGGCCCTCAGGCCGGACTCCCTCGGCCGTTCGGCCGAGGTGTCTCAGCTGCGTGTACGGGTCGGCTGCGACCGTGGCGTGCCTGTGGCCCCGCCGTCGTGGTGACTGGCGGGGTGTGGGGCTTGGTCATGGTCGTGCGGGCTCGACCGGGGTGGTGCCTGATCGGTCGCGTCTGAACTGGTGGCCGTGGGGTGAGGTCCATTCGAACACGCCGGGTTCGGTCATGGCGTAGCGCCAGGCGGTGAAGGTCTTGAGTCGGTGGTGGGAGCGGCACAGGCAGGCGAGGTTGTCGGACCGTGTGGGTCCGGGTTGTGGTCGGCCTTCGGCTTCGGCGTCGTGGTCGTACGGGCTGATGTGGTCGATGTCGCAGGCCCTGGCTGGCCTGGTGCAGTGGGGGAAGACGCAGGTGCGGTCGCGCAGGATCACTTGCTCGCGGATCCGGTCGGGGATCTCGTAGCCGGGTGCGGTGAGGTTCTGGTTGAGGTCGATGACCGGCTTCACGGTGATCGTGGTGCGGGAGTCGCCGCACCACGCCTGGAGCTGCTCGAGGAGCAGGAGCTTCTGGCGGTTCTCCATCCGTCCGGTGGGCCCGAAGACCGTGCCCTCGCTGGTGATGTCTGCGTCGAAGTGGGCGTGGAGGACCACCTCGCGGGCCGCCGGAAGGTTGGGGAGGTCGGGTCTCGATACGCCTCCTCGTTCCTCGTCGGCCACTCGACCACCCGAAGAGAAGGCGGTGGCGGCGAGGTCGAGGGCGGTCTGGGTGCGGGCGAGGTTGCCGAGGGCCTTGGCGCGGCGGACGTCGAGGGTCTCGGTGGAGCCGAGGGCCTTCTGAGTCGCGGCGTCGTGGGCGAGGGTGTGGTCGAGGTCGATGCCGTCGGCGAGGTCGAGGTCGGCCTCGACGTGGATGGTGCCGGCGAAGTGCACGTCCTGGTCGTGCACGGTGACGTGCCGCGGGTCGACGTACAGGTAGCCGTCCTCCGGATCCGACGCGGGATCTGGTTGAGCAAGGTCGTAGCGCTTGATGGCTTCGGCGACGAGGCGGTCGAGCTGCGCGACACCGACCTTGCCGGCGACCGCACTGACTTGGTCGTCGACCCACCCAGCGGCCTCACGGGTCAGCGAAGGAACAGCGTGGATGGTCGCTTCGGCGACCGACCGGGCACGCCACGCGGGCACCGTGCCGGCGTGGACCTGGTGCCAGAGTCGGGGAAGGCGGTGGCGGAGCTCGAGGGCATGCCCGATGAGCTTCTTCGCAGCGGTCGACGAGATCCCGAGAACGGCGCCGAGCTCGGCGACACAGAACTCCGTCACCAACGGGCAGCCCTCGCCCGCGATCGGTTCCTCGTGCTCCGAGCCGGGGGTGGTGAAGGCGGCGGCGAGGTGGATCGACTCGGGTGGGTGGAGGTCGGCCCAGCGGGCGGCGAGGTCGAGCTGGTCGGCTGCTGCCTGGTCCTCGACGGCCTTGCGGTCGCGCAGGGCAGCGAGCAGGGCGAAGGCAGTGAGGTCGTCGACCCCTGCCTCGCGGACCGCTGCCAGTACTTCGCTCATGTGTTCGATTGTAGGCGGTGTGTCCGACAGTGGCCATGCTCGGAGGTGCGAGGTTCGGTCAAGGGATGATCTGGTCTCGTGAGGGGCGCGGGGCGCCCTCGTCGACCAACGGCGGGTAGCTGGTGGCGTTGGTTTCGACACGCTCGCTGGCGCTCGCTGCTCGACCAGCGGCGGGCGTGGGGCGCCCTGCTCGACCAGCGGCAGGCGCGGGGCGCCCGGCTCGACCAGCGGCCGGAGGGGGGTCGACACTAGGCTCTCCCTCGTGAAGCGCGCCGTCCGACAGCCGACCCCGCACCCGTCAGGCGCGACGCCGCCTCCGGTCCCGAAGGACCTCGTCCCGGAGCACGTCGCGATCATCATGGACGGCAACGGCCGGTGGGCGAAGGAGCGAGGACTGCCGCGCACGAAGGGCCACGAGCAGGGGGAGAGCAGCCTGTTCGACGTCGTGGAGGGCGCGATCGAGGTCGGCGTGAAGGCCATCTCGGCCTACGCGTTCTCGACCGAGAACTGGTCGCGCACGCCCGACGAGGTGCGCTTCCTGATGGGCTTCAACCGCGACGTGATCCGCCGCCGACGCGACGAGATGCACGAGCTCGGCGTCCGGGTCCGATGGGCGGGTCGTGCGCCGCGGCTCTGGAAGTCGGTCATCAAGGAGCTCCAGGTCGCGGAGGAGATGACCCGCGACAACGACGTGCTGACGTTGACGATGTGCGTCAACTACGGCGGTCGTGCCGAGCTCGCCGACGCGGCGCGCTCGATCGCGCGTGAGGTCGCGGCCGGCCGGCTCAACCCCGACAAGGTCGACGAGAAGGTGTTCGCGAAGCACCTCTACGTCCCCGAGCTGCCCGACGCCGACCTGGTCTGGCGCACGTCGGGGGAGCAGCGGCTCTCGAACTACATGCTGTGGCAGGCGGCCTACAGCGAGATGGTCTTCACCGACGTGCTCTGGCCCGACGTCGACCGCCGCCACCTGTGGCAGGCCGTCGAGACGTACGCCAGCCGTGACCGCCGCTACGGCGGTGCCGTCCCCAACCAGGCGAGCCCCCACGGCGAGGGCTGAGGGCGACCGCTCAGCCGGACGCGCCTCCACGCAGCAACCAGTTCGTCTCGCGGTAGCGGTCCTCGAGCTCCTCGGGCTGCGGCACGACGTCCTGCGACGTGCGCGTGTCCTCGACGCGCACGCGCGGCGGGAGCTGGGAGTACGACGACTCGGTGGCCATGCTGCGAGCGTAGCCCCCTAGCGGCACGCGGGACAGGTCCCGAAGATCTCCAGCGTGTGGCTGATGTCGCCATAGCCGTGCTCCTGGGCGATCGCGTTGGTCCAGCGCTCCACGGCCGGTCCCTCGACCTCGACGGTCGCGCCGCACGTGCGGCACACGAGGTGGTGGTGGTGCGTGTCCGAGCAGCTGCGCCAGATGGCCTCGCCGTCCTCGTTGCGCAGCATGTCGACCTCGCCGGCGTCGGCGAGCGCCGCGAGGGTGCGGTAGACGGTCGCGAGCCCGACCGAGTCGCCCTGCTTCTGGATCAGGTCGTGGATCTCCTGGGCGCTCCGGAAGTCGTCGAAGCCCGCCAGGGCGGCCGCGACGGCGCGACGCTGGCGGGTGGGCCGGACGGTCCGCTGCGGGGAGTCCGCCGCGGGTCCGGGGGAGGAGGGGGTGTGTTCAGTGCTCGTCATAGTGCTCTCCGTGTACGGCGTGACGGTGGCCGTCGTGGACGTAGTCCACGTGGTCCCCGTGCGGGACGGCGAGGTGGCCGCACGCCTCGCCGTGCTGGTGGGGGTGCTCGTCGTCGGTCGCCGCGCGGTGGGGCGTGGGGTCGACCTCCGGGAAGGGTGCCATCAACGTGCTGCGCCGGCGCAGCCACACGCCGATCGGCCAGGTCGCGGTGAACATGGCCAGCGCGACCATCACGATGGTCGGCCCGGGGTAGACCGAGACCTTGAACGACAGCGCCGCGCTGAGCACCAGCCCCCCGACCGCCGACACGCACCCGACCGCCATCGCGCCGAACAGGGTCGTGCGGAACGAGCGGGCGAGCTGCTGCGACGTGGCGACCGGCACCACCATCAGGGCGGAGACGAGCAGCAGCCCGACCGTGCGCATCGCGACGGTGATGCTGGCCGCGGCGAGCACCGCGATGAGCAGGTTGTAGGCGCGCACCCGCAGCCCGGCGACGCGCGCGAAGTCCGGGTCGCTGGCGACGGCGAACAGCTGGGGCGACAGTCCGAGCGCGACGAGGAGCACGACCACCGTCAGCACCGCCGTGAACCACACGTCGGCCGACGAGATCGCGTTGAGGGAGCCGAAGAGGTAGGCCTGCAGGGTCGCGGCGCCCTGGCCGGCGATGCCGGTGATCAGCACGCCGCCGGCGAGGCCGCCGTAGAACAGCAGGGCCAGGGCGACGTCGCCGTTGGTGTGGCCGCGCTCGCGGATGAGCTCCATCAGCACGGCTCCGAGCACCGCGACCACGACCGCGGTCCACGTCGGCGAGGCGCCGGTGAGCAGCCCGAGCGCCACACCGGTGACGGCCACGTGCCCGATGCCGTCGCCGAGCAGCGCCAGGCGGCGCTGCACGAGGAACGTGCCGATCGCGGGCGCCGCGAGCCCGGTCAGCAGCGCGGCGATGAGCGCTCGCTGCATGAAGTCGAGCGCGAAGAGGTCGAGGAACGTCATCTCAGCGCCTCCGGTCGACGTCGAAGGGGGAGGCCACGTGCGGCGCGTGGTCGTGCCGGCTCGGGCCCTCGTGCGCGTGGTCGTGGCCGTGCGGGTGGTGCGTGTGCGAGGCCAGCTCCTGCGTGAGCGGTGCGCCGTCGTAGGCAACCCGGCCGTCGCGCATCACGACGGACCGGTCGATCAGCGGCGCCATCGGGCCGATCTCGTGGGCCACCAGCAGGATCGTCGCCCCGGTCTCCTTGAGGCGACCGAGTGCGTCGGCGAGCGCGCGCTGGTTGGGCAGGTCGACTCCCGCCGTGGGCTCGTCGAGCACGAGCAGGTCCGGCTCGCCGGCGAGCGCCCGCGCGATGAGGACCCGCTGCTGCTGGCCGCCCGAGAGCTGCGAGACGCCGTACGACGACCGCCCGGCGAGGCCGACGACCTCCAGGGCGTTCTCGACGGCCCGGCGGTCGGCTGCGCCCGTCGGGCGGAAGAGGCCGCGGCGGCCGACGCGGCCGGAGGTGACGACCTCGCGGACGGTCGCGGGCACGCCGCCGATCGCGGACGAGCGCTGGGGCACGAAGCCGATGCGGCGCCAGTCGGTGAAGTCCTCGATCGGGGTGCCGAACAACCGGACCGTCCCCCGCGCGTGGGGGAGCAGCCCGGTCACGGCCCGCACCAGGGTCGACTTGCCGGAGCCGTTGGGGCCGAGCAGCGTCACCATGTCGCCCGGGTGGACGGTGAGGTCGACGTCGCGCAGGATCGGCCGGCCGCCGATCGAGACGGAGACCTGGTCGAGGACGACGGGTGCGGTGGGGTCGGGAGACGTCACGAGCAGTCGTTGGCCTTCTGCAGGGCGGCGAGGTTCTCACGCATGATGGAAAGGTAGTCCTCTCCGGCCGTGTCGTCCGAGAGCCCCTCGATG
This genomic interval carries:
- a CDS encoding isoprenyl transferase; the protein is MKRAVRQPTPHPSGATPPPVPKDLVPEHVAIIMDGNGRWAKERGLPRTKGHEQGESSLFDVVEGAIEVGVKAISAYAFSTENWSRTPDEVRFLMGFNRDVIRRRRDEMHELGVRVRWAGRAPRLWKSVIKELQVAEEMTRDNDVLTLTMCVNYGGRAELADAARSIAREVAAGRLNPDKVDEKVFAKHLYVPELPDADLVWRTSGEQRLSNYMLWQAAYSEMVFTDVLWPDVDRRHLWQAVETYASRDRRYGGAVPNQASPHGEG
- a CDS encoding DUF6326 family protein, with translation MSTHQTTATTLHDQPVPVRIKLAAAWTSFMFLYAYVDILNFFTPGVVGEILDGRVFEFDLSQTFSTSALALMAVPILMVVLSTALPAGASRTANIVVASLYVPVTVFNVVGESWVLFYGLGIVLELALLAFVVRSAWTWPRTATASPADAVDRLVRGTSA
- the recO gene encoding DNA repair protein RecO, translated to MPLYRDEAVVLRTHKLGEADRIITLLTRQHGRVRAVAKGVRRTTSRWGSRLEPFTHVDLQLADGRSLDVITQAETLDPFHARLGLDYDRYTAGTVMLETAERLVTEEKEPAVQQFLLLVGGLRAMSGAEHPAKQVLDSYLLRSLSVAGYAPSFDHCVQCGVEGPHRFFNPSAGGVMCSADKLPGSATPAQETVRVLGALLVGDWPVVHAADPRHLREASTLVSAYLAWHLERGLRSMAYVER
- a CDS encoding LCP family protein, encoding MTDETTPTPASPTRRSRRRTVLKVVLVSALVLALVTGVGTWLFVRHLDGNIETGSLDELGPGRPERQYTGNGKPLNILVMGDDSRAGPGNRIDDEAGAGGSDTTILVHLSADRSRAYAVSIPRDSIVDRPACNGGESPAATDVMWNAAFTVGQEFCTADQFEQMTDVLLDHYVVVDFNGFGQMVDAVDGVPVCVPYDIVDRANGIFVPAGDPSVLRGDQALDYFRARYVGDQLEQNDISRIRRQQEFIGALVRTVQSAGTLARPDRVVRFLNAATKSLRTDEELGSVTQIARIALQLQDIGLDKVQFVTLPTEYYDVDSDLSGKVYWTPDAFRIWDLLNRDEVLPASLIGDTSVDAEGPRGGKGSGGAGSGGSSGGSSGGGSADEPVYGICG
- a CDS encoding alpha/beta fold hydrolase gives rise to the protein MLVSERIGQFFVESDGGRDRLEYTEYGSGDEWVVLLHGLLMPRRMHQPLARAMAAQGLHVVTLDLLGHGRSDQPADPLVYSMTSFGEQVVALLDHLGAEQAVIGGTSLGANVSLEVAVLAPERVKGLVVEMPVLDNALVAGLLAFVPIMLAARYLPFTANTLQKASRSVPRGLVPFWAGVALDTVDHRADSVAAVLHGVIYGRLAPSSSQRRAIRAPVLLVGHPVDPIHPFVDADMLAAELPDVRFERATSILEWRTRPERLTRAAADFARECWAAPTPRRARTRKR
- a CDS encoding Fur family transcriptional regulator, producing MTSTEHTPSSPGPAADSPQRTVRPTRQRRAVAAALAGFDDFRSAQEIHDLIQKQGDSVGLATVYRTLAALADAGEVDMLRNEDGEAIWRSCSDTHHHHLVCRTCGATVEVEGPAVERWTNAIAQEHGYGDISHTLEIFGTCPACR
- a CDS encoding HNH endonuclease signature motif containing protein codes for the protein MSEVLAAVREAGVDDLTAFALLAALRDRKAVEDQAAADQLDLAARWADLHPPESIHLAAAFTTPGSEHEEPIAGEGCPLVTEFCVAELGAVLGISSTAAKKLIGHALELRHRLPRLWHQVHAGTVPAWRARSVAEATIHAVPSLTREAAGWVDDQVSAVAGKVGVAQLDRLVAEAIKRYDLAQPDPASDPEDGYLYVDPRHVTVHDQDVHFAGTIHVEADLDLADGIDLDHTLAHDAATQKALGSTETLDVRRAKALGNLARTQTALDLAATAFSSGGRVADEERGGVSRPDLPNLPAAREVVLHAHFDADITSEGTVFGPTGRMENRQKLLLLEQLQAWCGDSRTTITVKPVIDLNQNLTAPGYEIPDRIREQVILRDRTCVFPHCTRPARACDIDHISPYDHDAEAEGRPQPGPTRSDNLACLCRSHHRLKTFTAWRYAMTEPGVFEWTSPHGHQFRRDRSGTTPVEPARP